One segment of Paraburkholderia sp. PREW-6R DNA contains the following:
- a CDS encoding neprosin family prolyl endopeptidase, whose translation MQQKVFHPQLSQWLETRQRSLKITTTTTTEHGMTIDWVPIESQTSEKIAQPPPPVEAERGLDAQRRTHPASLDTGPAGPAGHVPILRPNLDKVPHGMTLERYLSKKGGLLVNMNRANRQPTDPNPAGYFHATSSSTINNYGCDAWLNVWDPAVDLPSSPGDDHSISQTWLQNYQATHTHSIEAGLTVDRTLNGDSANHLFTYYTTNGYSADGNNIGGYNRLDGGWVQYHASIFPGIRINGSSTQGAPSQLEIGIKFQLFQGNWWFGFNNNESGPWIWLGYYPASLFPNGLANLAQWVSFGGEVYSALADPCTTQDQMGSGRQAAEGFSRAAFQRLLHVQTGTDGTLANLNGTPETDAASSTCTVDPYTIATFMNSGSSWGSYQYFGGPTA comes from the coding sequence ATGCAGCAAAAAGTCTTTCATCCGCAACTGAGCCAATGGCTTGAAACGCGTCAACGTTCGCTGAAGATCACAACCACGACCACCACTGAGCATGGCATGACGATTGATTGGGTGCCGATCGAAAGTCAAACCTCGGAAAAGATTGCGCAACCGCCGCCGCCTGTCGAGGCCGAACGCGGTCTCGATGCTCAGCGGCGCACTCATCCTGCGTCGCTCGATACCGGACCCGCAGGGCCGGCGGGACATGTGCCCATCCTGAGGCCAAATCTCGACAAGGTGCCACACGGCATGACGCTCGAACGGTATCTTTCGAAAAAAGGCGGCTTGCTGGTCAACATGAACCGCGCGAACAGACAGCCGACCGACCCGAATCCGGCCGGCTACTTCCACGCCACCAGTTCGAGCACGATCAACAACTACGGCTGCGACGCATGGCTGAATGTGTGGGATCCCGCGGTGGACCTACCCTCGTCGCCCGGTGACGATCATTCGATTTCGCAGACATGGCTGCAAAACTATCAGGCCACACATACCCATTCGATCGAAGCCGGGTTGACCGTGGATCGCACGTTGAACGGCGATTCGGCCAACCATCTGTTCACGTACTACACCACCAACGGCTATAGCGCGGACGGCAACAATATCGGCGGCTACAACCGGCTGGACGGCGGCTGGGTCCAATACCACGCAAGCATTTTTCCAGGCATTCGCATCAATGGCAGCAGCACGCAGGGCGCGCCGTCGCAGCTGGAAATCGGCATCAAATTCCAGCTGTTTCAGGGTAACTGGTGGTTCGGCTTCAACAACAACGAGTCCGGGCCTTGGATTTGGCTTGGCTATTATCCTGCTTCGCTGTTTCCAAATGGACTGGCTAACCTCGCGCAATGGGTGAGCTTTGGCGGTGAGGTCTATAGCGCGCTCGCCGATCCCTGCACAACGCAGGATCAGATGGGCAGCGGCCGGCAAGCGGCCGAAGGCTTCAGCCGTGCGGCGTTTCAACGGTTGCTGCATGTGCAGACCGGCACCGACGGAACCCTCGCAAACCTTAACGGCACACCGGAAACGGATGCGGCCTCCAGCACCTGCACGGTGGACCCCTACACGATCGCGACCTTCATGAATAGCGGCAGTTCGTGGGGCAGCTACCAGTATTTTGGAGGACCGACGGCTTGA
- a CDS encoding MarR family transcriptional regulator, which produces MSKNDSPVEVDALHAVAEDLRVVIGKLRRRLREESHVGDFTPSQTQVLGLLEREGPATVTALARAHGVRPQSMGETLSVLKAAGLVSGTPDPTDGRQTVLSLTPAFRKKIKASRAARQDWLFRTMQTRFSATEQQQLAKGIALLKRLVDS; this is translated from the coding sequence ATGAGCAAGAACGATTCCCCGGTGGAAGTCGATGCATTGCACGCCGTGGCGGAAGACTTGCGCGTGGTAATCGGCAAGTTGCGCCGGCGCTTGCGCGAAGAGTCGCACGTCGGCGACTTCACGCCGTCGCAAACGCAGGTTCTCGGCCTGCTGGAACGCGAGGGGCCTGCCACGGTCACCGCATTGGCGCGCGCGCACGGCGTGCGGCCACAGTCAATGGGCGAGACGCTGTCGGTTCTGAAAGCAGCCGGACTGGTCAGCGGCACGCCCGATCCGACCGACGGCCGGCAAACCGTTCTGTCGCTTACACCAGCCTTTCGCAAGAAGATCAAGGCAAGCCGCGCCGCACGTCAAGACTGGCTGTTCAGAACCATGCAGACGCGTTTTTCCGCCACCGAGCAGCAACAACTCGCCAAAGGCATCGCGTTGCTGAAACGCCTCGTCGACTCGTAA
- a CDS encoding carboxymuconolactone decarboxylase family protein, with product MTREETLSTQQQAIAPIAAFAAAGDLPRLDDALNLGLDAGLAIGEIKEMLVQLYAYAGFPRSLNALGQLMKVTDARRDRGIHDATGSDPRRAIPQGDALLAAGTANQTKLAGAPVSGPLFDFAPAIDTFLKTHLFGDIFERDNLDWKSRELATVGALAALSGVGSQLQAHIRISLNVGLSTSQLHQMAEVLQQRGDASAAARLRTALEK from the coding sequence ATGACTCGCGAAGAGACACTTTCCACGCAACAACAAGCGATCGCACCCATTGCCGCCTTTGCAGCGGCGGGCGACCTGCCCCGTCTCGATGACGCGCTGAATCTAGGACTGGACGCCGGTCTGGCAATTGGCGAAATCAAAGAAATGCTTGTACAGCTTTATGCGTACGCCGGATTTCCCAGAAGTCTTAACGCGCTCGGTCAACTGATGAAAGTGACCGACGCGCGTCGCGACCGGGGGATTCACGATGCGACCGGCAGCGATCCGCGGCGCGCAATTCCGCAAGGCGATGCGCTGCTCGCTGCCGGCACCGCGAATCAGACGAAACTGGCCGGCGCGCCGGTAAGCGGGCCGCTATTCGACTTTGCGCCGGCGATCGACACGTTCTTGAAGACTCATCTTTTTGGCGACATTTTCGAGCGCGACAACCTCGACTGGAAAAGCCGCGAACTGGCCACGGTCGGGGCGCTCGCTGCACTGTCCGGTGTCGGGTCACAATTGCAGGCGCACATCCGGATCAGCCTGAACGTCGGCCTGAGCACATCACAATTGCATCAGATGGCTGAGGTGCTGCAGCAGCGCGGCGACGCCAGCGCCGCCGCACGCCTGCGCACAGCGCTGGAGAAGTGA
- a CDS encoding alkene reductase: MPTLFDPLQIGDITLSNRIIMAPLTRQRAGEIRVPNALMARYYAERATAGLIISEATSVTPQGVGYADTPGIWSQEQVEGWKLVTKAVHEAGGKIFLQLWHVGRISDPIFLNGELPVAPSAIAAKGHVSLVRPEREYVTPRALELNEIADVVEAFRKGAENAKAAGFDGVEVHGANGYLLDQFLQDSTNQRTDAYGGPIENRARLMLEVTDACIGVWGASRVGVHLAPRRDAHTMGDSDPAGTFGYVARELGKRKIAFIAAREALGDDRLGPQLKEAFGGPYIANEKFTKETAQQVLDAGEADAVAWGQLFIANPDLVRRFETNAPLNKPNPATFYARGETGYVDYPTLETVE, from the coding sequence ATGCCGACTCTTTTCGACCCACTGCAAATCGGTGACATCACACTGTCGAACCGCATCATCATGGCGCCGCTCACGCGTCAACGCGCCGGCGAAATCCGCGTGCCGAACGCGTTAATGGCGCGTTATTACGCCGAGCGCGCAACCGCCGGCCTCATTATCAGTGAAGCGACTTCCGTTACGCCGCAAGGTGTCGGCTATGCGGATACGCCGGGTATCTGGTCACAGGAACAGGTGGAGGGATGGAAGCTCGTGACCAAGGCTGTGCACGAAGCGGGCGGCAAAATTTTCCTGCAGCTGTGGCACGTCGGCCGGATTTCCGACCCGATCTTCCTCAACGGCGAATTGCCGGTCGCCCCGAGCGCCATTGCCGCAAAGGGTCATGTGAGCCTCGTGCGTCCGGAACGCGAATACGTGACGCCGCGCGCGCTCGAACTCAATGAAATCGCCGACGTGGTCGAAGCCTTCCGCAAAGGCGCGGAAAACGCAAAGGCTGCCGGTTTCGACGGCGTCGAAGTGCACGGCGCCAACGGCTATCTGCTCGACCAGTTCCTGCAGGACAGCACCAATCAGCGTACGGACGCTTATGGCGGCCCGATCGAAAACCGTGCACGTCTGATGCTCGAAGTCACGGACGCATGCATTGGCGTGTGGGGTGCAAGCCGCGTCGGTGTGCATCTCGCGCCGCGTCGCGATGCGCACACCATGGGCGATTCGGACCCGGCCGGCACGTTCGGCTATGTGGCCCGCGAACTGGGCAAGCGCAAGATCGCGTTCATCGCCGCGCGCGAGGCGCTGGGCGACGATCGCCTCGGTCCGCAGCTCAAGGAGGCTTTCGGCGGCCCGTACATCGCGAACGAAAAATTCACGAAGGAAACCGCACAGCAGGTACTCGACGCGGGCGAAGCGGATGCAGTGGCCTGGGGTCAACTGTTCATCGCTAACCCGGATCTCGTGCGTCGTTTCGAAACGAACGCACCGTTGAACAAACCGAATCCGGCCACGTTTTACGCACGCGGCGAAACGGGTTACGTCGATTACCCGACGCTGGAAACAGTGGAATAA
- a CDS encoding PilZ domain-containing protein → MSQHEISLDNPLAFPVYSAAGKLLLGKGQVIQTSSQLARLFDVGAFREDVSRESRSTQEGQQPVLISTSNREPVRKPAASGGAFPAIWSQPENFLLTPVNGQAPLSVHYVGMVKDESLLVRLPEGHEPLQQGTELDAKLLIGRNLYTFRTTVASSTQTPFEITFLHYPEAVTKHVVRQHFRVAVDMPARLLRNDALTAGFSATVNNLSLNGVGVELEDCTLEQGEHFKLSLRFGLGGRAHAILLNCVARNVRTSNGKIMVGAQFSGIADDARRLVKDFVFEAATGSSL, encoded by the coding sequence GTGTCCCAACACGAAATATCGCTCGACAATCCGCTTGCGTTTCCGGTGTATTCGGCCGCGGGAAAGCTTTTGCTCGGCAAGGGGCAAGTCATTCAGACTTCCTCGCAACTCGCTCGTCTGTTCGATGTAGGCGCTTTTCGCGAGGATGTTTCCCGCGAGAGCCGGTCGACGCAGGAGGGTCAGCAACCCGTTCTCATCTCCACCAGCAACCGTGAACCGGTGCGCAAGCCTGCCGCGAGCGGTGGCGCGTTTCCCGCCATCTGGTCGCAGCCGGAAAATTTTCTGCTCACGCCTGTGAACGGGCAGGCGCCCCTGTCCGTGCATTACGTCGGCATGGTCAAGGATGAAAGCCTGCTGGTGCGGCTGCCGGAGGGTCATGAGCCACTGCAGCAAGGCACCGAACTGGATGCCAAGCTGCTGATCGGCCGTAATTTGTACACGTTCAGAACGACTGTCGCGAGTAGCACGCAGACACCGTTCGAGATCACTTTCCTGCACTATCCTGAAGCCGTCACCAAACACGTCGTGCGGCAGCACTTCCGCGTCGCGGTCGACATGCCGGCTCGGCTGTTGCGAAACGATGCGCTCACGGCGGGATTCTCGGCGACAGTGAACAATCTGAGCCTGAACGGTGTCGGTGTCGAGCTCGAGGATTGCACGCTCGAACAAGGGGAGCACTTCAAGCTTTCCCTTCGTTTCGGTCTTGGTGGACGAGCGCATGCGATTCTGTTGAACTGCGTCGCGCGCAACGTCAGGACCTCTAATGGAAAGATCATGGTGGGTGCGCAATTCAGCGGCATTGCGGACGACGCACGGCGGTTGGTCAAAGACTTCGTGTTCGAAGCCGCGACCGGCAGCAGCCTGTAA
- a CDS encoding ribonuclease, protein MKQAWTFSCIFALCAVLGGCGKDGSRTAAPESGASASAASEPPGMPASGAAGVSGASGSQARGVLVAIPRAQLPAEATETLRLIKAGGPFPFGEDGVLFRNSAGLLPEHARGYYHAYTVRTPGTTDRGQRRIVCGGLRKQTGDCYYTEDYYASFRRIAE, encoded by the coding sequence GTGAAGCAAGCGTGGACTTTCTCTTGCATCTTCGCCCTGTGCGCTGTTCTTGGAGGATGCGGCAAGGACGGTTCCCGAACCGCCGCGCCGGAGTCCGGTGCCTCTGCGAGTGCGGCGTCGGAACCGCCCGGAATGCCCGCGAGCGGAGCAGCGGGCGTCTCAGGTGCATCGGGTTCGCAGGCGCGCGGCGTGCTCGTTGCCATTCCCAGGGCGCAGTTGCCGGCAGAGGCAACCGAGACATTGCGTCTGATCAAGGCGGGCGGTCCTTTCCCATTCGGCGAGGACGGTGTGCTGTTTCGCAACAGCGCGGGATTGCTGCCGGAGCATGCGCGTGGCTACTACCATGCCTACACCGTTCGCACGCCGGGCACGACGGATCGTGGGCAGCGACGCATTGTATGCGGCGGGCTGCGCAAACAGACCGGCGACTGCTATTACACCGAGGACTATTACGCCAGTTTCAGGCGCATTGCAGAGTAA
- a CDS encoding helix-turn-helix transcriptional regulator translates to MKHTAKTIDIDAIHKALANPVRRDILGWLREPGAHFADQELPLDYGVCAGRIDARCGLSQSTVSAHLAALQRAGLVTSKRVGQWVFFKRNEPVIQAFLDHMNARL, encoded by the coding sequence ATGAAACACACCGCAAAGACGATCGATATCGACGCGATCCACAAAGCCCTTGCCAACCCGGTACGCCGGGACATTCTCGGGTGGCTGCGCGAGCCCGGCGCGCATTTCGCCGACCAGGAGCTGCCGCTGGATTACGGCGTATGCGCAGGCAGGATCGACGCACGCTGCGGTCTGTCCCAGTCCACCGTGTCGGCGCATCTCGCGGCGTTGCAGCGCGCGGGACTTGTCACGTCGAAACGCGTCGGTCAATGGGTGTTTTTCAAGCGCAACGAGCCAGTGATCCAGGCGTTCCTGGATCACATGAATGCGAGGCTTTGA
- a CDS encoding GNAT family N-acetyltransferase, translating to MSARVQVSVQAGTLAAVTFRLATPDDAQAIRAIEFEAGQRFLSVGLAGIADAAPMDLDFVNRKIQACEILLAIDVNATCAGFVMFEAQPACFYVQELDVLTSHAGRRIGAALIEQVAQLARERKKMRLRLSTFRDVPWNAPYYRRLGFRDMAESEFDAALIALRDAHIARGLDESRRVFMQRDLVQARDD from the coding sequence GTGAGCGCGCGTGTGCAGGTCTCGGTGCAAGCCGGCACTCTTGCTGCCGTTACTTTCCGGCTTGCTACACCGGACGACGCGCAGGCCATTCGCGCGATCGAATTCGAAGCGGGGCAGCGCTTTCTCAGCGTCGGCCTCGCGGGTATCGCGGACGCCGCGCCAATGGACCTTGACTTCGTCAATCGCAAGATTCAAGCGTGCGAAATCCTGCTTGCGATAGATGTGAACGCAACGTGTGCTGGCTTCGTAATGTTCGAAGCGCAACCGGCGTGTTTTTACGTGCAGGAACTCGACGTGCTGACCTCGCATGCAGGCCGGCGTATCGGCGCGGCGCTGATCGAGCAGGTCGCGCAACTCGCGCGCGAACGAAAGAAGATGCGACTGAGATTGTCGACGTTTCGCGATGTGCCGTGGAATGCGCCTTACTATCGGCGCCTTGGCTTCCGCGATATGGCGGAAAGCGAATTCGACGCGGCATTGATCGCGCTGCGCGATGCACATATTGCACGTGGCCTCGACGAATCCAGACGCGTTTTCATGCAACGCGATCTCGTCCAGGCGAGGGATGATTGA
- a CDS encoding winged helix-turn-helix domain-containing protein, with the protein MALATRASLDRTLAAPADPNRRQVVDRLGRHPVRAGELAQATGLSPQAMSRRLRVLRSSHLIEESHDSVDARVRPYVLRALPTSELRAWLEETEVLWSSQLLAFNAHVESRA; encoded by the coding sequence ATGGCGCTGGCGACTCGCGCATCGCTCGATCGCACACTTGCCGCGCCCGCTGACCCGAACCGGCGGCAGGTGGTCGATCGGCTGGGCCGTCACCCGGTGCGTGCCGGCGAACTCGCGCAGGCCACCGGTTTATCGCCTCAGGCGATGAGCCGACGTCTTCGCGTCTTGCGCTCGAGTCACCTGATCGAAGAATCGCATGACAGCGTGGATGCACGGGTGCGCCCATACGTGCTGCGCGCTTTACCGACGAGCGAACTCAGGGCATGGCTGGAAGAAACCGAAGTACTGTGGTCGAGCCAGTTGCTCGCGTTCAACGCGCACGTGGAGAGCCGGGCGTGA
- a CDS encoding phosphonate transporter, which produces MNQEAIQTESFGSVSFDQLSAADEGTLDSLTFGVIGFDPAYIVTHYNAVESTSAGLRKAHVIGRHLFEEVAPCMNNFMVAQRFEDESELDQVVPYVLTLRMRPTPVQLRLLKSSRSDTRFLLVERKDGK; this is translated from the coding sequence ATGAACCAGGAAGCAATTCAGACCGAATCGTTCGGTTCGGTTTCGTTTGATCAACTGTCGGCGGCGGACGAGGGCACGCTGGATAGCCTTACTTTCGGGGTCATTGGTTTCGACCCGGCTTACATTGTCACGCACTACAACGCGGTCGAGTCGACAAGCGCAGGCCTTAGAAAAGCCCACGTCATCGGCAGGCATCTGTTCGAGGAGGTGGCGCCGTGCATGAACAATTTCATGGTCGCGCAACGCTTCGAGGACGAATCTGAACTCGACCAGGTGGTGCCCTATGTTCTGACGCTACGCATGCGGCCCACGCCGGTACAACTGAGACTGCTCAAGTCCAGCCGCAGCGACACCCGATTTCTGCTGGTCGAGCGAAAGGACGGCAAGTGA
- a CDS encoding bifunctional diguanylate cyclase/phosphodiesterase — protein MTVTEQTPGSTAGGQLDPNEALMQFLYRAPIGLLQIQADGVIEMINPMSARLLMPLSSNGSLDNLFDVLGTVAPQLRQMVLAFNEASGSICDAMRVETPASGDDNRPLQVLSVSLLKLDESRLMAMVNDVTSEALREQSVLNARLGEAARLDKVTRMPNRTSLREFVERAIERQGEDPSRQFSVLFMNCDRFRQINDSLGHAAGDQVLAQIARRLQTIVHPSDGEDFGRGSERMAGRLGSDEFVVVLCDANSESGVCAVAQNILDALSLPYRVQDRESRLSVSMGIVLVAASNQDADTVLQEASIAMVEAKRSGGARFVRFEPSMHERAARRGELENDLHRAIVERQFFVVYQPVVALQQAGDEACRPPYSAGVEALVRWHHPVRGVVPPVEFVGVAEECGAIGALGEFVLSTACHQFVAWQTELGRTAPRLLAVNLSRAQLNDDGFVAMVSRLLKQSGMPPRQLQLEVTESLAAQDESVRAKLRELKALGITLALDDFGTGYSSLSSLHQLPVDTVKIDRSFVCEAVTSPHHRVLIEATVRVAASLSMGTVAEGVETDAQANVVRSLGCEKGQGYLFSKPLRAEDLAAWLSNSDQ, from the coding sequence GTGACGGTTACCGAGCAAACGCCCGGTTCGACGGCGGGTGGTCAGCTGGACCCCAACGAGGCATTGATGCAGTTTCTGTATCGTGCCCCAATAGGCCTGCTCCAGATCCAGGCCGACGGAGTGATCGAGATGATCAATCCGATGTCGGCAAGGCTGCTCATGCCGCTGTCGTCGAACGGCAGTCTGGACAATCTGTTCGATGTCCTTGGGACAGTCGCGCCGCAACTCCGGCAGATGGTACTTGCATTCAACGAAGCCTCGGGTTCGATATGCGACGCGATGCGCGTGGAAACGCCCGCGTCGGGTGACGACAACCGGCCTTTGCAGGTTCTCTCGGTAAGCCTGCTCAAGCTGGACGAAAGCCGGCTGATGGCAATGGTCAACGACGTCACGAGCGAGGCGCTGCGTGAACAGTCGGTGTTGAACGCCAGGCTAGGGGAGGCAGCACGCCTCGACAAAGTCACCAGGATGCCGAACCGCACTTCGCTACGGGAGTTTGTCGAGCGCGCGATCGAGCGCCAGGGTGAGGACCCCAGTCGCCAGTTCTCAGTGCTATTCATGAACTGCGATCGTTTCAGGCAGATAAACGATTCACTCGGTCATGCGGCTGGCGATCAGGTGCTCGCACAGATTGCCCGGCGGTTGCAGACCATCGTGCATCCGTCTGACGGCGAAGACTTCGGCCGCGGCAGTGAGAGAATGGCCGGGCGCCTGGGCAGTGATGAGTTCGTCGTCGTGCTATGCGATGCGAACTCGGAGTCGGGCGTCTGCGCTGTCGCACAGAACATTCTCGACGCGTTGAGTCTGCCGTATCGCGTTCAGGATCGGGAGTCGCGACTGAGCGTCAGCATGGGCATTGTCCTCGTTGCGGCTTCGAATCAGGACGCCGATACGGTACTGCAGGAAGCCAGTATCGCCATGGTAGAGGCCAAGCGCAGCGGCGGCGCGCGTTTCGTGCGTTTCGAGCCCTCCATGCACGAACGCGCGGCCCGTCGAGGCGAGCTGGAAAACGATCTGCACCGTGCCATCGTCGAGCGACAATTTTTCGTGGTCTATCAGCCGGTCGTGGCGCTTCAACAGGCCGGCGACGAGGCCTGTCGGCCGCCGTACAGCGCAGGGGTCGAGGCGCTGGTGCGGTGGCACCATCCGGTCAGGGGCGTCGTGCCGCCCGTCGAATTCGTCGGCGTCGCGGAAGAATGCGGCGCTATCGGCGCACTGGGGGAATTCGTCCTGTCTACCGCGTGTCACCAGTTCGTCGCCTGGCAAACCGAATTGGGACGCACGGCGCCGCGCCTGCTTGCGGTCAATCTGTCGCGGGCTCAATTGAACGATGATGGTTTCGTCGCGATGGTATCCCGCTTGCTCAAGCAGAGCGGGATGCCGCCGCGCCAGCTGCAGCTCGAAGTGACCGAGAGCCTCGCTGCGCAGGACGAATCCGTCAGGGCGAAACTGCGGGAGCTGAAAGCACTGGGCATCACACTGGCGCTCGATGACTTCGGCACCGGATACTCTTCGCTTTCCAGTCTGCATCAGCTGCCAGTCGACACCGTCAAGATCGATCGTTCATTCGTCTGCGAGGCGGTGACGAGCCCGCATCACCGGGTGCTTATTGAAGCGACCGTACGAGTGGCAGCCAGCCTGAGCATGGGAACTGTCGCCGAAGGCGTGGAGACCGACGCGCAGGCAAACGTCGTCCGCTCCCTGGGCTGCGAGAAAGGTCAGGGGTATCTGTTCAGCAAACCACTTCGCGCCGAAGATCTTGCTGCGTGGTTGAGCAATTCAGATCAGTGA
- a CDS encoding sensor domain-containing diguanylate cyclase: MDFSLEAEHEALLSFVYLSPIGIIRSDVSGTVDMLNPLAVQLLMPISGSRGVGNLFESLSSVAPELRNLVSSFKAERGPVCEGHRIQLTPVGERSTVLSCNVIKLNSDTLMTTLTDITRQVEAERRARQHESWLAGIYTSVNDFTFFTLDAAGRVDSWNSSIEELTGYAADEVLGQTLDRFYASDEADPHRCPEHIALSREEGWHIQECWCQSKSGRRYAAQILVAVLREEDGECAGYSVVLRDVSERKISSDELTRLLTTDHLTGAVNRAHFFKLAEKEVQRAKRFAKPLSFVMIDADHFKQINDTAGHQAGDRVLTRIVQVARAGLRSIDVLARLGGEEFCLMLPGTSAEEAFVIADRVRQAIENTCQDVFDAQVKVTVSAGIASLTSPGDSLNDLIGWADKALYEAKSSGRNCVKAI; this comes from the coding sequence GTGGATTTTTCGCTCGAGGCGGAACATGAAGCATTGCTGTCGTTCGTGTATCTGTCGCCAATCGGGATCATTCGCAGCGACGTGTCCGGCACGGTAGACATGCTGAATCCGCTCGCCGTGCAACTGCTGATGCCGATTTCTGGATCACGCGGGGTCGGCAACCTCTTCGAAAGTTTGAGTAGCGTTGCGCCCGAACTCCGCAACCTCGTCTCGAGTTTCAAGGCAGAAAGAGGGCCGGTCTGCGAAGGTCACCGGATACAGCTGACGCCGGTTGGCGAGCGCTCGACGGTGCTGTCCTGCAACGTCATCAAGCTCAACAGCGACACCTTGATGACCACGCTCACCGACATCACCCGCCAGGTCGAGGCCGAGCGCCGCGCCAGACAGCACGAGTCATGGCTGGCTGGTATCTACACGAGCGTCAACGACTTCACCTTCTTTACGCTGGATGCCGCCGGCAGGGTCGACAGCTGGAACAGTTCGATCGAGGAACTCACCGGCTATGCTGCTGACGAGGTGCTCGGTCAGACGCTTGACCGGTTCTATGCATCGGACGAGGCCGATCCTCATCGCTGCCCGGAGCACATCGCATTGAGCCGCGAGGAAGGCTGGCACATTCAGGAGTGCTGGTGCCAGAGCAAAAGCGGCAGGCGCTATGCTGCGCAGATTCTGGTCGCTGTGTTGCGCGAAGAGGATGGCGAATGTGCGGGGTATTCGGTCGTTTTGCGCGACGTGTCGGAACGCAAGATTTCAAGCGATGAACTGACGCGCCTCCTGACGACGGATCACCTGACGGGCGCTGTCAATCGCGCGCACTTTTTCAAGCTTGCAGAAAAGGAAGTCCAGCGAGCAAAACGCTTCGCGAAGCCGCTGTCCTTTGTGATGATCGACGCCGACCACTTCAAGCAGATCAATGACACAGCGGGGCATCAGGCGGGAGATCGTGTTCTGACGCGGATCGTACAGGTAGCCCGAGCCGGACTTCGGTCGATCGACGTTCTGGCGCGCCTTGGCGGCGAGGAATTCTGTTTGATGCTTCCGGGTACATCCGCCGAAGAGGCGTTCGTCATCGCCGACCGGGTTCGTCAGGCCATTGAGAACACTTGCCAGGACGTTTTCGATGCACAGGTGAAGGTAACCGTGAGCGCGGGTATAGCGTCTCTGACGAGCCCGGGCGACTCGCTCAACGACTTGATAGGATGGGCGGACAAGGCGCTCTATGAGGCGAAGTCATCCGGTCGCAACTGCGTGAAGGCCATCTGA
- a CDS encoding isochorismatase family protein gives MPITTLDPKTALVVIDLQKGIVALPTAHPTTDVVQRSAQLADAFRRHKLPVVLVNVAGGAPGRADQARGGEFPPGFTDLVPELNRQPSDHLVTKRTWGAFTNTDLHAYLKGEGVTQIVLVGVATSIGVESTARHAHELGLNVTLVTDAMTDLHNDAHHNSITRIFPRLGETGMTQDVLELLDRSRA, from the coding sequence ATGCCAATCACTACGCTCGACCCCAAAACCGCACTGGTGGTCATCGATCTGCAAAAAGGCATTGTTGCGCTGCCCACCGCGCACCCTACCACTGACGTGGTCCAGCGTTCGGCACAATTGGCCGACGCGTTTCGCCGTCACAAGCTGCCCGTCGTACTGGTGAACGTCGCGGGCGGCGCGCCGGGTCGCGCAGACCAGGCGCGCGGCGGCGAGTTTCCGCCGGGTTTCACCGATCTCGTGCCTGAACTCAATCGGCAACCGTCGGATCATCTCGTCACGAAACGCACATGGGGCGCGTTCACGAATACGGACCTCCACGCGTATCTGAAGGGCGAAGGCGTCACGCAGATCGTGCTCGTGGGCGTCGCCACCAGCATCGGCGTCGAATCCACCGCGCGTCATGCGCACGAACTCGGCCTGAATGTCACGCTCGTGACCGACGCCATGACCGACCTGCACAACGACGCGCATCACAACAGCATCACGCGCATCTTCCCGCGTCTCGGCGAAACCGGCATGACGCAAGACGTGCTCGAACTGCTCGACAGGTCGCGCGCATGA
- a CDS encoding VOC family protein yields MSEPFRRPSLGAAVYYDEPFAALDWLEAAFGFERKMVITDDEGQLGHSEMRFGDSYVMICRASFEDRASPAALGGRNTQSVHVQLRDGIDEHYARARAAGAVITRELADQFYGDRVYAARDPEGHVWSFGQTVREVSREEAQRASGLNIEGWV; encoded by the coding sequence ATGAGTGAGCCGTTCCGTCGACCGTCGCTGGGCGCGGCTGTCTATTACGACGAACCGTTCGCAGCGCTTGACTGGCTCGAAGCCGCATTTGGTTTCGAGCGGAAAATGGTGATTACGGATGACGAAGGTCAACTGGGGCACTCGGAAATGCGCTTCGGAGACAGCTACGTCATGATCTGCCGCGCCAGCTTTGAAGATCGGGCAAGCCCGGCGGCGCTGGGCGGCAGGAACACGCAGTCGGTTCATGTGCAGTTGCGTGACGGCATCGACGAACACTATGCCCGTGCTCGTGCGGCGGGTGCTGTCATTACGCGCGAACTGGCGGACCAGTTCTACGGCGACCGCGTCTATGCGGCGCGCGATCCGGAGGGACATGTGTGGAGCTTCGGTCAGACTGTGCGCGAGGTATCGCGTGAAGAGGCGCAGCGCGCAAGCGGCTTGAACATCGAAGGGTGGGTATAG